Proteins from a genomic interval of Micromonospora sp. NBC_00389:
- a CDS encoding mycothiol transferase produces MTTVFPEPTTPAGSRTEVFLRYLDYFRESVAAKVSALPESELRCSQLPSGWTPLELLKHLRYVELRWIEWGFQGRDVAEPWGDRRGERWYVAPEETRSDLVEALRAQGAHTSAVVTAHDLAEIGAPGPRWNGADPASLERVLFHLVQEYARHLGHLDVVTELAGGPTGE; encoded by the coding sequence ATGACCACCGTGTTTCCCGAGCCCACCACCCCCGCCGGCAGCCGCACCGAGGTCTTCCTGCGCTACCTGGACTACTTCCGGGAATCCGTGGCGGCCAAGGTGTCGGCGCTGCCCGAGTCGGAGCTGCGGTGCAGCCAGCTGCCGTCGGGGTGGACTCCGCTGGAGCTGCTCAAGCACCTGCGGTACGTCGAGCTGCGCTGGATCGAGTGGGGCTTCCAGGGTCGGGACGTCGCCGAGCCGTGGGGCGACCGCCGCGGGGAGCGCTGGTACGTCGCCCCCGAGGAGACTCGTTCGGATCTGGTGGAGGCGCTACGCGCGCAGGGTGCGCACACCAGCGCGGTGGTGACGGCGCACGACCTGGCGGAGATCGGCGCGCCGGGCCCGCGCTGGAACGGCGCGGACCCGGCGTCGCTGGAGCGGGTGCTGTTCCATCTGGTCCAGGAGTACGCCCGCCACCTCGGCCACCTCGACGTGGTCACCGAACTCGCCGGTGGCCCGACCGGAGAGTGA
- a CDS encoding aldo/keto reductase, which produces MRYRTLGATGTVVSTLCLGTMTFGAETDEAGSFAQLDRFVEAGGTFIDTADVYSAGVSEEIVGRWLRARPELRDRLVIATKGRFPMGPGANDAGLSRVHLTRALDASLRRLGVEAIDLYQAHAWDPLTPLPETLRFFDDAVRAGKIRYAGVSNFTGWQLQKAALLTQHLNLTPIVTLQPQYNLLAREIEFELVPVCENEGIGILPWSPLGGGWLTGKYQRDSVPTGATRLGENPQRGVEAYAGRNAEERTWRVIDAVTQVAKERGVSMSAVSLAWLAARPAVTSVILGARTTAQLDDNLTAADLILDAEQTRLLDEASAPLVGDYPYGRAGVQQRGRDLPAGPAH; this is translated from the coding sequence ATGCGCTATCGCACTCTGGGCGCCACCGGCACGGTGGTGTCGACCCTGTGTCTGGGCACCATGACCTTCGGCGCGGAGACCGACGAGGCGGGCAGCTTCGCCCAGCTGGACCGGTTCGTCGAGGCCGGCGGCACCTTCATCGACACGGCTGACGTCTACTCCGCGGGCGTCTCTGAGGAGATCGTCGGCCGCTGGCTGCGGGCGCGGCCCGAGCTGCGCGACCGGCTGGTGATCGCCACCAAGGGACGGTTCCCGATGGGCCCGGGGGCGAACGACGCCGGCCTGTCCCGGGTACACCTCACCCGCGCCCTGGACGCCAGTCTCCGGCGACTCGGGGTCGAGGCCATCGACCTCTACCAGGCGCATGCCTGGGACCCGCTGACCCCGCTTCCGGAGACGCTGCGGTTCTTCGACGACGCGGTCCGCGCGGGCAAGATCCGCTATGCGGGGGTCAGCAACTTCACCGGTTGGCAGTTGCAGAAGGCCGCCCTGCTCACCCAGCACCTCAACCTCACCCCGATCGTGACCCTGCAGCCGCAGTACAACCTGCTGGCCCGGGAGATCGAGTTCGAACTGGTGCCGGTCTGCGAGAACGAGGGCATCGGCATCCTGCCGTGGTCACCGCTGGGCGGTGGCTGGCTGACCGGCAAGTACCAGCGGGACAGCGTCCCCACCGGTGCCACCCGGCTCGGCGAGAACCCGCAGCGCGGCGTCGAGGCGTACGCGGGCCGCAACGCCGAGGAGCGCACGTGGCGGGTGATCGACGCGGTCACGCAGGTCGCGAAGGAACGCGGCGTGTCCATGTCGGCGGTGTCGCTCGCCTGGTTGGCGGCCCGGCCGGCGGTCACCTCGGTGATCCTCGGTGCGCGGACCACGGCGCAGCTCGACGACAACCTGACCGCCGCTGACCTGATCCTCGACGCGGAGCAGACCCGGCTGCTGGACGAGGCGAGTGCCCCACTGGTGGGGGACTACCCGTACGGCCGGGCCGGTGTGCAGCAGCGAGGCCGCGATCTGCCGGCCGGCCCCGCACACTGA